A window of Deinococcus betulae genomic DNA:
CTGCAACTTGTCCAGTTGCGCCTGCGTGACCACAAGGTCGCCGCCAATGGCCGCCAGGGTCGCGGGGAAGCGCAGGCCATTCAGGGGTTCCTCGGTCATCAGGGTGCCGGAGGTGTAATCGGCGCTGAGCATCACCTTGCTGACCACCTGGTCCTTGTTGCGCGCTACGTACAGCGTGCGGCCGTCCAACAGGATGCCGTCGCCGTTGACCAGCCCGCCCATGACCTTGCGAACGGCCTTGGTCTTCAGGTCAATGCGCCACAGGTCGCCCGTGTTCAGCTGCATGGCCAGCAGCGCGCGGCCATCTGGGGTCGCCGCAATACCGTTCAGGTTGGTGCCGGGGCCGTACTTGATGGGGGTCTGGCCCAGGTCCAGCCAGGCGCTCAGCTTCAGGTCTGGCGTCACGCGGAAGATGACCGGGCGGGTCGAGTCCGTCACGTAGACGTTACCGTCCGCCGCAGGCGTCAGGTCGTTGACAAAGGCGTTGGGCGACTTGGGTGT
This region includes:
- a CDS encoding SMP-30/gluconolactonase/LRE family protein yields the protein YDAKRGLIFTGSARTGDIYAINASTGAVSKFANGGGQGRGAALGLKVDSQSRVWVAGGATGTVTVLSPDGFPLAILNTPKSPNAFVNDLTPAADGNVYVTDSTRPVIFRVTPDLKLSAWLDLGQTPIKYGPGTNLNGIAATPDGRALLAMQLNTGDLWRIDLKTKAVRKVMGGLVNGDGILLDGRTLYVARNKDQVVSKVMLSADYTSGTLMTEEPLNGLRFPATLAAIGGDLVVTQAQLDKLQGGTPETPFKLTRFKKF